A stretch of Vigna angularis cultivar LongXiaoDou No.4 chromosome 4, ASM1680809v1, whole genome shotgun sequence DNA encodes these proteins:
- the LOC108342593 gene encoding WUSCHEL-related homeobox 4 encodes MTISMKVHHFTRAFWEHEPFLTLGCKRLRPLAPKLPNLHTTTPSLPFDLKSFIRPESCPRKQVSSLHNNKDPPSPQGQVETHPGGTRWNPTQEQIGILEMLYKGGTRTPNAQQIEQITVQLGKYGKIEGKNVFYWFQNHKARKRQKQKRNSLAFSHSPRTPTIHSVVTLEAAKGEVVDRDEEEGSPYKKKCRRWVFDCLEEQSMSSSSLCEEEEYRTLELFPLHPEGR; translated from the exons ATGACCATCAGCATGAAGGTGCATCACTTCACACGTGCATTCTGGGAGCACGAACCCTTCCTCACCCTTGGCTGCAAGCGATTACGCCCTCTTGCTCCCAAGCTTCCCAACCTACACACCACCACCCCTTCTCTTCCTTTCGATCTCAAGAGCTTCATCAGACCAGAAAGTTGTCCCAGGAAACAAGTTTCCTCTCTCCACAATAACAAGGATCCACCTTCACCCCAAGGCCAG GTTGAAACGCATCCAGGAGGGACGCGGTGGAATCCGACGCAAGAACAGATAGGTATATTGGAGATGCTGTACAAAGGAGGGACGAGAACTCCAAATGCTCAGCAGATAGAGCAGATCACTGTTCAGTTAGGAAAGTACGGAAAGATCGAAGGGAAGAATGTGTTCTATTGGTTTCAGAATCACAAAGCACGCAAGAGACAAAAGCAGAAGCGTAACAGCCTTGCCTTTTCTCATAGTCCTCGAACTCCCACAATTCATTCTGTTGTTACTTTAGAGGCAGCAAAG GGGGAAGTAGTAGATAGAGACGAGGAGGAAGGTAGTCCGTACAAAAAGAAGTGTAGGAGATGGGTATTTGATTGTTTGGAAGAGCAAAGCATGTCGTCGTCATCATTGTGTGAAGAGGAGGAATATAGAACTCTGGAGCTTTTCCCATTGCACCCGGAAGGAAGATGA
- the LOC108341274 gene encoding polyadenylate-binding protein 2, translating to MAQVPDNDSSEETNSRFHTTLYVGDLDETIDESQLFIIFDHVAKVVSVRICRDYATGKSLGYAYVTYSSRYNAAKAIKELNFVSVNGKTIRVTYSNRDPSVRKSGRANLYVKNLAPSIYHKALYDLCSSFGNILSCTVATDASGQSKGYGFVQFESEASAKEAIEKLNGTLLKDKKIYMGPFVSKQDRVNSDASFSNVYVKNLSDTITDAELQNIFGEYGDITSAVVMRHTDGRSKGFGFVNFANADNAARARDGLDGQTYHGKTWCVRRAQKKTERERELTEQYDQNRGIFSPRQGRNLYIKNLDNRIDDDTLKKIFCEFGIIISAKVMRDANGRSKGVGFVAYSSREAANQAIVLMHGRVVAGKRLYVAFAQKRAERRAMLEAHFSQNRAAPPAPFPEPQFPMYPIRAPALGSRNLNSQTHQTLISQEELDYHLQNLPRLEMATGPPFSFLMPQRGPPRPRGHRPPGLGQPLVSHQQTIPRGNFFQGPRRPNVQNSEMVPFNLGQPVPPQTLASAVANAPPVEQRNVLGEILFPLVQRLVHNAAPKVTGMLLELDQAEVLHMIQSANALEEKVAEAIAVLRRHAEERSNRR from the exons atggCGCAAGTTCCTGACAATGATAGCAGTGAAGAGACGAATTCCAGGTTCCACACGACGTTGTACGTAGGGGATCTTGACGAGACCATCGACGAGAGCCAGCTCTTTATTATCTTCGATCATGTTGCAAAAGTCGTTTCCGTTCGAATTTGCCGCGACTACGCAACTGGGAAGTCCCTTGGTTACGCCTACGTGACTTACAGTAGCCGTTACAATG CCGCTAAAGCAATAAAAGAGCTAAATTTCGTTTCGGTGAATGGCAAAACCATTAGGGTAACGTATTCTAATCGGGACCCCAGTGTTCGTAAGAGTGGTAGAGCTAACCTTTATGTAAAG AATTTGGCTCCGTCAATCTATCACAAGGCTCTATACGATCTCTGTTCGTCTTTTGGGAATATTCTATCTTGCACGGTTGCAACGGATGCTTCTGGCCAGTCTAAAGGTTATGGTTTTGTGCAGTTTGAGAGCGAAGCATCTGCAAAAGAAGCGATTGAAAAGTTAAACGGCACGCTGCTCAAAGATAAAAAGATCTATATGGGTCCTTTCGTGTCAAAGCAGGACAGAGTGAATAGTGACGCAAGCTTTTCAAATGTTTATGTTAAAAACCTGTCAGACACAATAACGGATGCTGAGTTGCAGAATATTTTCGGAGAATATGGTGATATTACAAGTGCTGTAGTGATGAGACATACAGATGGTAGATCAAAaggttttggttttgtgaattttgCAAATGCAGACAATGCTGCTAGAGCTCGGGACGGTCTTGATGGACAGACCTATCATGGTAAGACTTGGTGTGTTAGAAGAGCCCAGAAAAAAACTGAAAGGGAGCGTGAACTGACAGAGCAATATGACCAGAATAGGGGGATTTTCTCTCCTAGGCAAGGTAGAAACTTGTATATAAAGAACTTGGACAATAGGATTGATGATGACACTCTTAAGAAAATTTTCTGTGAGTTTGGTATAATAATCTCAGCCAAG GTTATGAGAGATGCAAATGGAAGAAGTAAAGGAGTTGGATTTGTTGCATACTCAAGTCGGGAGGCAGCAAATCAGGCT ATTGTGTTGATGCATGGTCGAGTAGTTGCAGGAAAACGTCTATATGTTGCCTTTGCACAGAAAAGGGCAGAGAGAAGAGCAATGTTAGAG GCACATTTTTCACAAAATAGGGCTGCTCCACCAGCACCTTTTCCTGAACCTCAATTTCCAATGTATCCTATACGGGCTCCTGCGCTAGGATCACGAAATTTAAATAGCCAAACACATCAAACTTTAATATCACAA GAAGAACTTGATTACCACCTGCAGAATCTTCCTCGCTTAGAGATGGCAACTGGTCCtccattttcattcttaatgCCTCAGCGTGGACCCCCGCGGCCAAGAGGACACCGACCACCAGGTCTTGGGCAACCGCTCGTGTCACACCAGCAG ACGATTCCACGGGGAAATTTTTTTCAAGGTCCTCGTCGTCCCAACGTGCAAAATAGTGAAATGGTCCCCTTTAACCTTGGTCAGCCAGTGCCACCTCAGACCTTGGCATCAGCCGTTGCCAATGCTCCTCCTGTAGAACAGAGGAAT GTGCTTGGTGAAATTTTATTCCCGTTAGTACAAAGGCTGGTGCATAATGCAGCACCAAAGGTTACTGGTATGCTTTTAGAGCTGGACCAGGCTGAGGTGTTACATATGATTCAGTCAGCAAATGCTCTGGAGGAAAAGGTTGCGGAGGCCATCGCTGTACTGAGACGACATGCAGAAGAGCGATCAAACAGGCGCTGA
- the LOC108342571 gene encoding protein ENHANCED PSEUDOMONAS SUSCEPTIBILITY 1: protein MFGKRRNRHKDFVGAESIAKLKTKANSESNTTVISSLQSLSALVWRSITRERSPPSDQKTTFRLAADCRSRMKPPLAEEYFGNCVHAASAEATTRELLENGIGWAAWKLHLAVTNLNDRRVLEVLEYWLYSPFIDQMGRLHEPYNLVMSGSPRFNIYGCEFGMGKAVAVRSGYDEYFDGTMWTYPGREGGSIDLELCLLPQTMTALESDEEFMNAVTEFDPLLF, encoded by the exons ATGTTCGGGAAGAGACGCAACCGGCACAAAGACTTCGTCGGAG CAGAGTCTATTGCCAAACTGAAAACAAAGGCCAACTCAGAATCTAATACCACAGTAATCTCTTCCCTCCAGTCATTATCAGCACTTGTTTGGAGATCCATAACTCGTGAGCGCTCCCCACCTTCTGACCAGAAAACAACTTTCAGATTAGCCGCAGATTGTCGATCAAGAATGAAGCCGCCTTTGGCAGAAGAATACTTTGGAAACTGCGTTCATGCAGCGAGTGCAGAAGCGACAACAAGGGAATTACTTGAGAATGGTATAGGATGGGCAGCATGGAAGTTGCATCTGGCTGTTACAAACCTTAACGATAGAAGGGTGCTAGAAGTTCTGGAATACTGGTTATATTCTCCATTCATAGATCAAATGGGTCGTTTACATGAACCATACAACTTGGTGATGAGTGGTTCGCCCAGGTTCAACATTTATGGGTGTGAATTTGGAATGGGTAAAGCGGTGGCTGTTAGAAGTGGCTATGATGAATATTTTGATGGGACGATGTGGACATACCCAGGGCGTGAAGGAGGGAGCATTGATTTGGAACTTTGCCTTTTGCCACAGACAATGACTGCTTTGGAATCAGACGAAGAGTTCATGAATGCAGTTACTGAGTTTGATCCCCTGTTGTTCTAG
- the LOC108342388 gene encoding uncharacterized acetyltransferase At3g50280: MVTPVVRRISECFVKPHGLTQVSNQICNLTPWDISMLSVHYIQKGLLFKKPETHVDEHDFVQNLLEKLKHSLSLTLFYFYPLSGRLVTHKTQNPPSYTVSVDCKNSDGARFIHATLDVTISELLSPVDTPSIFHSFFDHHKAVNHDGHTMPLLSIQVTELIDGVFIGCSMNHSVGDGTSYWNFFNTWSKIFQAQPQAQEYDVPILRQPIHNRWFPNDCSPPINLPFKHHDEFIRRYEAPLLRERIFHFSAESIGKLKAKANSESNSNTTKISSFQSLSALVWRSIIRACSLPYEQKTRFDLTANNRSRMEPPLGHEYFGNSVDKLSAETTVGELLENDLGWAAGKLHLAVTRHNDREVLHLLQEWLQSPVIKHTSQPLEPYVVLISSSPRFNMYGSEFGMGKAVAVRSGYANKFDGKITSFPGREGGGSIDLEICLLPHIMTSLESNIEFMNAVS, translated from the coding sequence ATGGTTACCCCTGTCGTTCGACGCATTTCAGAATGCTTCGTCAAACCGCATGGTTTAACCCAAGTTTCAAACCAAATATGCAATTTAACACCTTGGGATATTTCCATGTTGTCTGTGCACTATATCCAAAAGGGTCTGCTCTTCAAGAAGCCTGAAACCCATGTTGATGAACACGATTTCGTGCAAAATCTGTTGGAGAAGCTCAAACACTCTCTTTCACTCAcccttttttatttctatccaTTGTCTGGTCGCCTTGTTACCcacaaaacccaaaaccctccCTCTTATACTGTTTCTGTTGATTGCAAAAACAGTGATGGAGCTAGATTCATTCATGCAACTCTTGATGTCACCATATCTGAACTACTCTCCCCAGTTGACACCCCatccatttttcactcattcttcGACCACCACAAAGCAGTCAACCATGACGGTCACACCATGCCGCTGTTGTCCATCCAAGTCACCGAATTGATCGATGGTGTTTTCATAGGTTGTTCCATGAATCACTCCGTCGGTGATGGGACTTCGTATTGGAATTTCTTCAATACATGGTCTAAGATCTTTCAAGCACAACCTCAAGCCCAAGAATATGATGTTCCCATTTTGCGCCAACCCATTCACAATCGCTGGTTTCCAAATGATTGCAGTCCACCAATCAATCTTCCTTTCAAACATCACGACGAGTTTATCAGGAGGTATGAAGCACCCTTGCTGAGAGAGAGAATCTTCCACTTTTCAGCAGAGTCGATAGGAAAACTGAAAGCAAAGGCAAACTCAGAGTCCAACAGTAATACGACGAAAATCTCTTCGTTCCAGTCATTATCAGCACTTGTTTGGAGATCAATAATTCGAGCATGCTCCCTACCATATGAGCAAAAAACACGTTTCGACTTAACTGCAAACAATCGGTCAAGAATGGAGCCACCTCTGGGTCATGAATACTTTGGAAACTCGGTTGATAAGTTGAGTGCGGAAACGACAGTTGGGGAATTACTTGAGAATGATCTAGGATGGGCTGCAGGGAAGTTGCACCTTGCTGTTACAAGGCACAATGACAGAGAGGTGTTGCATTTACTCCAAGAGTGGTTACAGTCTCCAGTGATCAAGCACACTAGTCAGCCTTTGGAGCCGTACGTTGTGTTGATAAGTAGCTCACCAAGGTTCAACATGTATGGGAGTGAGTTTGGAATGGGGAAAGCAGTGGCAGTGAGAAGTGGATATGCCAACAAATTTGATGGGAAGATCACATCATTTCCAGGTCGTGAAGGAGGGGGAAGCATCGATTTGGAAATCTGCCTTTTACCACATATAATGACCTCTCTTGAATCAAACATAGAGTTTATGAATGCAGTTTCCTAG
- the LOC108342398 gene encoding uncharacterized acetyltransferase At3g50280, which produces MSSLAVRRISECFVKPQFSNQICNLTPWDIVMLSTNYIQKGLLFKKPATLIDEHHFIQNLLEKLKHSLSLTLFHFYPLSGRLVTHKTQNPPSYTVSIDCNNSDGARFIHATLDMTIADILSPFDVPPIVQSFFDHHKAVNHDGHTVPLLSIQVTELVDGVFIGCSMNHSVGDGTSYWNFFNTWSQIFQAQSQSENHEYDVPISRQPIHNRWFPHNCSPPISLPFKHHDEFIWRSETPLLRERFFHFSAESIAKLKAKANSESNTTKISAFQSLSALVWRSITRARSPPSDQKTTCRLAANNRSRMKPPVAEEYFGNCVHAVSAETTTGELLENGIGWAAWKLHVAVTDLNDRVVLEFLEGWLDSPFIIQMGRYFDPYSLLIGSSPRFNMYGCEFGMGKAVASRSGYANKFDGKVSSYPGREGGGSIDLEVCLSPQTMSALESDQEFMNAVTEFDPLLF; this is translated from the coding sequence ATGAGTAGCCTCGCCGTTCGACGCATTTCAGAATGCTTTGTGAAGCCTCAATTCTCCAACCAAATCTGCAATCTAACTCCTTGGGATATTGTTATGCTGTCTACAAACTATATCCAGAAGGGTCTTCTCTTCAAGAAACCTGCGACCCTTATTGATGAACATCATTTCATACAAAATCTGTTGGAGAAGCTCAAACACTCTCTTTCTCTTACCCTCTTCCATTTTTATCCTTTGTCTGGTCGCCTTGTCACCcacaaaacccaaaaccctccCTCTTATACTGTTTCTATTGATTGCAACAACAGTGATGGAGCTAGATTCATTCATGCAACTCTGGATATGACTATAGCTGATATCCTCTCCCCCTTTGACGTCCCACCCATTGTTCAATCATTCTTTGACCACCACAAAGCAGTCAACCATGACGGTCACACCGTGCCGCTGTTGTCCATCCAAGTCACTGAATTAGTGGACGGTGTTTTCATTGGTTGTTCTATGAATCACTCTGTCGGTGATGGCACTTCGTATTGGAATTTCTTCAATACATGGTCTCAGATCTTTCAAGCACAATCTCAATCTGAAAACCATGAATACGATGTTCCCATCTCACGCCAACCCATTCACAATCGTTGGTTTCCACATAATTGTAGTCCACCAATCTCTCTTCCTTTCAAACATCATGACGAGTTTATTTGGAGATCTGAAACACCCTTGCTGAGAGAGAGATTTTTCCACTTTTCAGCAGAATCAATTGCCAAACTGAAAGCAAAGGCCAACTCAGAATCTAATACCACAAAAATCTCTGCCTTCCAATCATTATCAGCACTTGTTTGGAGATCCATAACTCGTGCGCGCTCCCCACCGTCTGACCAGAAAACAACATGCAGATTAGCCGCAAACAATCGATCGAGAATGAAGCCGCCTGTGGCAGAAGAATACTTTGGAAACTGTGTTCATGCAGTGAGTGCAGAAACGACAACAGGGGAATTGCTTGAGAATGGTATAGGATGGGCAGCATGGAAGTTGCATGTGGCTGTTACAGACCTTAACGATAGAGTGGTGCTAGAATTTCTGGAAGGGTGGTTAGATTCTCCTTTCATAATTCAAATGGGTCGTTACTTTGACCCGTACAGCTTGTTGATTGGTAGTTCGCCCAGGTTCAATATGTATGGGTGTGAATTTGGAATGGGGAAAGCGGTGGCTTCTAGAAGTGGTTATGCAAACAAATTTGATGGGAAGGTATCGTCATACCCAGGGCGTGAAGGAGGAGGAAGCATTGATTTGGAAGTTTGCCTTTCGCCACAGACAATGAGTGCTTTGGAATCAGACCAAGAGTTCATGAATGCAGTTACTGAGTTTGATCCCCTGTTGTTCTAG